Part of the Citrus sinensis cultivar Valencia sweet orange chromosome 2, DVS_A1.0, whole genome shotgun sequence genome, CGGTGTCGACGCAGCTGTGGTGCGTGGCGAAGAACAACGCGGACGATGCGGCGCTGCAGGGGGCGCTGGACTGGGCATGTGGGCCCGGGGGAGCTGACTGCAGCCCGATCCAGCAAGGCGGGCCGTGTTATAACCCGAATGATGTTCAAACAATGGCTTCTTATGCTTTCAATGACTATTACTTGAAGAATGGCATGACTGACGACAGCTGCTCCTTTGGTAACAACGCTGCTGTCACTTCTTTAAACCCAAGTgagtatttttttcatttatttaattggatCTGAAAATCATATACCCTTTATCGAGTTATGTTTGATTCCTTTTATCAAAATCTATGATAACCTTTTTGCTGCATTACTTCTTCTCAGGTCGTGGCAGCTGCAAATTCCCCTCAAGGTAATGGCTTCGAAAGCACATAAAAGATTGTTTCTTTGCTGctttatttgcttaatttgtagctattattatt contains:
- the LOC102616067 gene encoding PLASMODESMATA CALLOSE-BINDING PROTEIN 5, with amino-acid sequence MSLPNFSLFLFLSIIFHAVSLVVEAQNGNGGRGGGVSVSTQLWCVAKNNADDAALQGALDWACGPGGADCSPIQQGGPCYNPNDVQTMASYAFNDYYLKNGMTDDSCSFGNNAAVTSLNPSRGSCKFPSSSSGKNGSGSDSNSSTTTVGVGSDSAGLSGCSQIVLTWFWPLITIHLFMVITHTF